One region of Hoeflea sp. 108 genomic DNA includes:
- a CDS encoding LysR family transcriptional regulator, with the protein MSRTLIPVSLIYFDRVVTEGSIQGAARGLNIAASAIDRQIIGLEDRLNARLFERMPKGMRLTAAGEILIGLIRSWQAEESKAVTEIFRLQGIQQGKVKIFAMDSHASSILPRLVQQLAVDHPRIGLSVQIGSTDEAVAALVDGDTDLIVAFNLPVLRELRLLWNSTLPLGCVVRPNHPLLDLPEVRLHDVIAYPIALQSKSLLIRRLLETRYSWLFAEPRGHVETNSLHLVKNLARSGNYVALTSELDTAEELASGVLRFVPIVDSDAIRQTSGVAVAASKPLSSIVEIVANCAVRVLETVLREARNGPADG; encoded by the coding sequence ATGTCCCGCACCCTGATTCCCGTGTCGCTCATCTACTTCGACCGAGTCGTGACGGAGGGGTCCATTCAGGGGGCGGCCCGCGGCTTGAACATCGCCGCTTCGGCGATCGACCGGCAGATCATCGGCCTGGAAGACCGGCTGAACGCCAGGCTGTTCGAGAGAATGCCCAAGGGCATGCGATTGACGGCGGCCGGCGAGATCCTCATCGGATTGATACGCAGCTGGCAGGCCGAAGAGAGCAAGGCCGTGACCGAGATCTTTCGCTTGCAGGGGATCCAGCAGGGCAAGGTCAAGATTTTCGCGATGGACAGCCACGCAAGCAGCATCCTGCCGCGGCTCGTCCAGCAGCTTGCGGTCGACCATCCCCGCATCGGCCTGTCGGTTCAGATCGGCTCGACCGACGAGGCCGTCGCCGCACTCGTCGACGGCGACACGGACCTGATCGTCGCCTTCAACCTGCCGGTGCTCAGGGAATTGCGCCTGCTTTGGAATTCGACCCTGCCGCTGGGATGCGTGGTTCGTCCGAACCATCCGCTTCTCGATCTGCCGGAAGTCCGGTTGCACGACGTCATCGCCTATCCGATCGCGCTGCAGAGCAAATCGCTGCTGATCCGAAGGCTCCTGGAAACGCGCTACAGCTGGCTCTTCGCCGAGCCGCGGGGGCATGTCGAAACCAACTCCCTGCATCTGGTCAAGAACCTAGCGCGCAGCGGCAACTACGTCGCGCTGACGTCCGAACTCGACACTGCCGAGGAACTGGCCAGCGGCGTGCTCCGCTTCGTGCCGATTGTGGACAGCGACGCGATACGGCAGACCTCGGGCGTCGCCGTGGCTGCCTCGAAGCCCCTAAGCTCGATCGTGGAAATCGTCGCAAATTGCGCCGTGCGGGTTCTGGAAACCGTGTTGCGCGAAGCCCGCAACGGGCCTGCTGACGGGTGA
- a CDS encoding DUF1993 domain-containing protein: protein MRSPIPALVRSLGALDGILRKGERFCVDNGIDASELLEARIAPTMKPLTHQIRLCCNHAVAAATLLADKEALRIDGAFDTFPDLHARIAATRTAIGAIAPEAFDAADQSILQITLDDGVTSVPACDYLMEHAMPNFYFSMTTAYNILRGKGVPLGKTDFLGG from the coding sequence ATGCGTTCGCCAATCCCCGCCCTGGTCCGCTCCCTGGGGGCACTCGATGGCATCCTGCGCAAGGGCGAGCGCTTCTGCGTCGACAACGGGATCGATGCGTCGGAGCTGCTGGAGGCGCGCATCGCCCCAACCATGAAACCGCTGACGCACCAGATCAGGCTGTGCTGCAATCACGCGGTCGCGGCAGCCACGCTGCTGGCCGACAAGGAGGCGCTACGGATCGACGGGGCCTTCGACACCTTCCCCGATCTGCATGCCCGCATAGCGGCGACACGGACCGCCATCGGGGCGATTGCACCGGAAGCTTTCGACGCCGCCGACCAGTCGATCCTGCAGATCACCCTCGATGACGGGGTCACCTCGGTGCCGGCCTGCGACTATTTGATGGAGCACGCGATGCCGAACTTCTATTTCTCGATGACGACCGCCTACAACATCCTGCGCGGCAAGGGCGTGCCGCTGGGAAAGACGGATTTTCTTGGGGGGTGA
- the ugpC gene encoding sn-glycerol-3-phosphate ABC transporter ATP-binding protein UgpC → MANVNVRKLVKSFGVATVLKGIDVDVRDGEFLSLVGPSGCGKSTLLRMIAGLEQISGGDIAIDGKVVNGLAAKDRDIAMVFQNYALYPHMTVRENMSFALEMQGLGKAEIARSVASAAAVLGLDALLDRYPRQMSGGQQQRVAMGRAIVRNPKVFLFDEPLSNLDAKLRVQMRAEIKDLHARLKSTMIYVTHDQLEAMTMADRIVVMRAGVIEQIGTPLELYDFPANAFVGSFIGSPAMNLVKCTIANGDTGPVCVTAGNQILARLPVSARVEAGARVEVGIRPEDLEVGDRGPNAEVVVVEPTGPETQVSASLDGQLITMVLKGRAQLSRGEKISLRIDTAKMHLFDGETGKRI, encoded by the coding sequence ATGGCGAACGTTAACGTGCGCAAGCTGGTCAAGTCGTTCGGCGTGGCGACGGTGCTCAAGGGCATAGACGTCGACGTCCGTGATGGCGAGTTTTTGAGCCTTGTCGGGCCATCCGGCTGCGGAAAGTCCACCCTGCTCCGCATGATCGCCGGGCTGGAGCAGATCTCGGGCGGAGACATTGCGATCGACGGCAAGGTGGTCAACGGCCTTGCCGCCAAGGACCGCGACATCGCCATGGTCTTCCAGAACTACGCGCTTTACCCGCACATGACCGTCCGTGAGAACATGAGCTTCGCGCTTGAGATGCAAGGGCTCGGCAAGGCGGAGATCGCACGAAGCGTGGCATCGGCCGCCGCGGTCCTGGGGCTGGACGCGCTGCTTGACCGTTACCCCCGCCAGATGTCGGGCGGCCAGCAGCAGCGGGTGGCCATGGGGCGCGCCATCGTGCGCAATCCCAAGGTCTTCCTGTTCGACGAGCCGCTGTCGAACCTGGATGCCAAGCTGCGGGTGCAGATGCGCGCCGAGATCAAGGACCTGCACGCCCGTCTCAAGTCGACGATGATCTATGTCACCCACGACCAGCTCGAGGCGATGACCATGGCCGACCGCATCGTGGTCATGCGCGCCGGCGTCATCGAGCAGATCGGCACGCCGCTTGAGCTCTATGACTTTCCAGCCAACGCCTTTGTCGGAAGCTTCATCGGCTCCCCGGCCATGAACCTGGTGAAATGCACGATCGCCAACGGCGATACGGGCCCCGTATGCGTCACCGCGGGCAACCAGATTCTCGCGCGGCTGCCGGTGTCGGCAAGGGTCGAGGCGGGAGCCAGGGTGGAAGTCGGCATCCGCCCCGAAGACCTGGAGGTTGGCGATCGGGGGCCGAATGCGGAGGTCGTGGTCGTCGAGCCGACCGGCCCCGAAACCCAGGTCAGCGCCAGTCTCGACGGCCAGCTCATCACCATGGTCCTCAAGGGCCGCGCACAGCTCAGCCGCGGCGAGAAGATCTCGCTGCGCATCGACACGGCGAAAATGCACCTCTTCGACGGCGAGACTGGCAAGAGGATCTAG